Below is a genomic region from Hevea brasiliensis isolate MT/VB/25A 57/8 chromosome 3, ASM3005281v1, whole genome shotgun sequence.
cgatccttagatcacctggagtatccttgggattagttataaagcgatccttagatcactgggagtatccttgggataagttataaagcgatccttagatcgacCTCTTCGATAGGATTttcacggtctctagagatcgtccaaatgatgtaatttttcaatgtaatcagatctctagagatcggccacatgatgtagctagacctttattgtaatccgatcctagagatcgcccaaatgatgtaatccgatcttttgagaataaagactttattttgtcggttatcatcttatttttgcattgattattttccgatctctctgtgtttatccgatcggttctttacctgaatgacacttaactgatcctttattcaaaatatttaacttattatgccgatctccaattaaccgatctctgaacattcggatatttgagagaagtgtcagaacagctgtcgagtctcaccaatcgatgcgccgcctagaacctcgcgagcattaaatgctcggactagtataaataggggagggttagccagttgttctctcattccattttcaatcccctgctcacaacttcgaagttctctcattttttccagtttctccgacgccgattagactctggtaaggactttgatcttcttttttgtttaagttctttgtttcttttgaaaatgagcggtgccgaaggtcagagagcgcgagccctccttccattgagttctcttggtcatcgtcgatgaagaagaggcgatcgAACCAAGCGCACAACTGGACCCCttagggtctctgctccagtcGAGTCGGGTCGTACCATTAAAGCGTCTGCGCCCTTCTTCAGAGAGAGACCCTTCCATAGACGAGCTTagtcggttcttgagaatccgctctgcgatcgtttgttcaagaatacaatatttgtctgattcgttcgagctaatcaagtgccatggcgaccaaccgtgtcgatcacttctttgaagagaagcagcggttatggtatatgaggaacgattaaaggcggtccgaggttcctctgacgatttctataaggaagtcctaaaacttcaccgagcctccattgttcaaattcaccccaactcgtggcggatcttggtagctttcagggtctatgccgagctaagggaatcggacctacggctaaagtgttcgccaaggcTGCCAGGCTAACTCAGAAAGGCGATGACCATCgattctttcagtgaagcctaattgcgggctcttttccgatccgcctcgtctcttaagaaccggaagaatcgtttcttcattgtgaggagcaaagatccgagccgctttgaggactttccgcacttggtggtacggggacccttgcttcgaaccatattaccactgagcgaagaggaaagtttgatagtgatggatctcaagagtgaggctgccactaaaagtattcttgtttggattcggtgatCGCTAGCCGCACCATTACTATTGGTTCGTCAGCcatggccaagaccgcgaacttccgctctctaacctcggcatcggtattttctatacctcggatctcgggaccttagcgatctcactaaccttttctttgtgcggtatggcgggtggtgaggttcaaggaagcggaagaaggagagagatctcggaagataaaggagataaagcgttgaACGACTCAAACGCCCGGccacgaacacagggagatacaaagtgatcctccccaaccttggtccgccgaccactgaagctaaccgatctcctcctagatcggaggagcgacctccgactcttgcagttgttccaagcggggaagggggcctactcaagcttcgggaggacctcttctcgggcgCTCAATCTTGATCGGCTTGAGGAATAATCGGATGTCaaggagaactcgatttcgccaaagtcacggggtctaccatcttctttccgaGGATCGGGGACAgctatcccggaatggtctcggcgacatattgactcggaccatgagcttaagcgTGGAGTGTCAGTAAACCGGACCATGATCAGGAAAGGATTCgcgctgggtaaggagatcgggaagaagaatcggaggtggattccctccgatcccaactctcatccgcgggattatatatctcaagtcgagtgtcgggaaaagctccatgaagaccggttggcgagcaggtgtgctttggatgagagggaccgtgctcttaaggaagtccagtgcttcacgccaacggccgctcagtcgctcaacttatagaggaacttgaggcgaaggataaggagcttaaggagaaagacaaggagcttaaggagagggatgaggagatggtgacggaatagccgaggcctatgtgaaggctcacaaggatctcttggccgcactccgggGCGTTACccggaagaagacttttcttggatggcgatGTGGCTCCTCAagacaatgatgaagacagtgaggatgaagccagggtgagagggagagaggagtgatccaaatgtagatcagtggggtgatcccccggtagaataacttgtacaaattatgacatgaaatgaaatgccttttgttcaatgaatgattgtgatcggaaaattttaaaccattgtttgtccgagtatttgattgtatgagcacaacaaaacaaaaactaaatgtgattattaatctaagtatgagagatcggaaagcactttgaacatgagatcggtagggaagaaatcttgAAACAGAACTtggtgaaaatttaactcgaacacttaagatcggaatcgaaccaaaactttagctcttaaactttcggaaaggaggtcggcaataaagcggtaggaaaagatctagtgccgttcattttattcatcaaaagagatcaggaatatacccgacgagtccggaaattcggcaacgggtttgagggatcggtaaatgatttgagagatcggctgagttttaagggatgctaggacttagcattgattcaagtctttgtgaggagagatcggaaatgtgaccgcctatcaaggagggaccggaaacgtgattagctgttcaaagaagaatttttattgattctagggatcgaccaaaatatggtgtcgacagcttcaATGATGGAAGCAATCAAGTGTGTTTGTTGAAAAAGGCACTTTATGGCCTTAAACAGGTTCCAAGGGCCTAGTATTTCAGAAATGACAGCTATTTGCTGAACTTGGGTTTCAAAAGAAGTGTAAATGAAGCTACTTTGTATGTGAAACATCAAAGTAATGAAATTCTTGTTGTCTTCTTGTATGTGGATGATTTGTTAGTGACTGGAAACAACCAGAATTTGATTGACAATTTTAGATTGAAGATGCAGGAAGTTTTTGAAATGAATGATCTTGGGAAAATGTACTATTTTCTTGGCATGGAAATCTGTCAAACAAGTCAGGGATGCTTTGTTTCTCAGAAAAATATGCTTGGGAGCTTCTTAGGAAGTTCAATTTCAGTAAATGTAAACCAGTTAGCACACCTGCTGCCCATGGAGAAAAATTACAGAAAAATGATGATTCTAAGCCAACttatgtatcaatttatagaagcATAATTGGTTCATTGCTCTATCTCTCAATTTCTAGACCTAACATCATGTATGCTACAAGCATTTTGTCAACATTTATGAATGCTCCATCTTAGATTCATCTTTTGGCAACCAAGAGATTGTTGAGATACATTCATTGCACCATTGATCATGGTTTGATCTATAGAAGATCTGTCAAAGTCAAGTTACTGGGATTTTCTGACAGTGATTGGGCTAGTTCAGTTGAGGATATGAAGAACACCACTAGTTATTGTTTTTCTCTTGGATCAGGAGTTATTTGCTAGGGAACAAAGAAGCAATCCCTAGTGGCACAATCAACTGCCGAAGCAGAATATGTGGCTGCATCTGCTGCTATTAATCAAGCAatatggttgagaaaatttttaattgatttgagATTTCAGCAACTTTATGCTACTGAAATTCTTTGTGACAACAAGTCAGCAATAGCAATGGTGAAGAATCCAATTTTTCATGGTAGAACTAAGCACAATAAGATAAGATTAAGTATCATGCCATTAAAGAAGCTGAAAGAGAAAATGAAGTTTTGTTGAAGCATTGCGTAACAGAGGAGCAAACAGTAGATATTGTTACTAAAGCATTGCAAAAGCAGAGGTTTGAATACCTCAGATCTCGTCTTTGTGTTCACTTGCATCAAGAAAGAGTGTTGAAGATTGAAAGAGCTGTTACTATTTTTTTCAGAAGCTGCTACTATGTTTTTCAGAAGATGATGCAAGTGCTTAGAtattttgttatattttaatatttgtaaTTTTTCATATCTTAGTTAAGTTAAGGCGTGAAGTTGTTATAAATGTATGGATGAGCTTATTTTGAGCTGGAGTTTGAAAGGCAAACTTCCCTAATCATGGAAGTTTAGTAAACAAACTTTTTGTATAAATATGTTAAAGCCAGTAATAAAAATAAGATCTTCCTTTCAAAAAATTTCAGAAATTCTGTTTtctttctcaaaaaaaaaaaaaaagtcttttcTCCAACAAGAATCCACTCTTTGGTGTTGGTGCCGGTGAACCAGTGGGAGCGGAGGTCTGTGTCGAGGACGTGAGAGGCTTTTTGAGATGGAGATTCTCTCGACATTGCCTTCGCTTTGTAGTTCATTGGTTTCACTCTTGGTTCAAATTCTATCTCCACCTCTTGCAAAGGCCTACCTCTATCGCCTGTAACCGAAAAAATTACTCgagaaggaagaagatgaagaggagcGCTTGTTTCCGACGAAAATGGCTAGCGTTCCTTTTATTATTTTGGGCTAACTAACGATACTTTTCAAGTGGGCTTGGCCCAGTCCACTTGTCTCACACGAACAGAACCATCCATTTCCCTCTCTTCCATAGCTTTGGCAGACACTGGTTTGAACTCTCTTAGCTCTCGCTTTATTCTTTCCATCAAACCAATTCAAGCAAAGGTACTATCTTTCTGTATTTCTCAATgatatttgtggatttggatttcAATTGAATGATCTCATTAGTGAAATCTTTTCTAGTCGAGATATAGATTCCAGTTTCTTGAATCATCTCTGTGTTTTTTGGGAATAGGTTAGGATGGCTACCCTTCGAAATCTGAAAATCAAGACGAGTTCTTGCAAACGCATTGTGAAGGAGTTGCATTCCTATGAGAAAGAGGTTGAGAGAGAAGCTGCTAAAACAGCAGAAATGAAGGGAAAAGGATCTGACCCTTATGATCTTAAGCAACAGGTATGCCTAATCCTGAAGACGACACAGACATGGTAATGTTCTGTGAAATTTTATTTTACGAATCTTTGTACATGTTTAAATATAGTGTTTCTTCAGTCTTGCTACTGTTGGGTTGTTTTGGAGCTCCGCATTTTCCTGTTCACTTTTCGAAGTTGGGAGAAGTGTAACGATGAATTTTCAAAATATTTATGGGAGAAGAGAAAATAGAAACATGATAACAAGAAAAAAGAGAAAGGAGAAAAAGAAATTCTAGGATGGAGAGTAGAACATTTACACATACTCTCACAGTCACACAGGAGGATATATATTTGGAATCATCAAGGAAGAAATGATAGAAATTAGGAGGATCAATAGGAAAGGAACAGAGATTACTTCTTTGGATTATTCAGTTCTTCAGATATGATGTCAATGATGACTAAGAtccattaaatttaaattttcagcatCATAGAATCTTTAGAGCTTCAGCTCAAGGAACAGAGAACAGGACTTGTCTCGGAATGAAGATGATCACTAACTACTTGTCATGGAAAGTGATTGTGTAGGGACCTATTGCTCTTAATCTGAGCTTGAATTTTGCATTATCTAACTGAAATTGCAACAATCAAccatgttttgaattgattttgcttTCTCCAAAATTCtattttcattaatttgatcAGCTCCACTTGGCAGTACATTAATTTGGTCTTTTGATGATATAGTAACTATAATTAACAAGTGAAGAAATAGGTTTAATTTGTGATATGAGGTTtcctttttttttgtcttcttggTTGATACAGGAAAATGTGCTGGCTGAATCAAGGATGATGATTCCTGATTGTCACAAGCGCCTTGAAGCTGCACTAGCTGGCCTAAAAGTGACTTTGGTAAGATTTTATGTGGAGTTAGTATTCTGTTGATTTTCACCCCTTGCAATCACACAAGAACATTCTGAAAGCTATAAGGTTTTTCATGAATGTTCAAAAAATTTGGTAACTTAAAACAATGAGCTGAACTGCATGAGTTGGTCTTCAATGCTTTAAAAATTTGAGATGTGAAAATGAAATTTCTTATCACTTTTTGGCATGGTTTTATGTATTTGAGCTAAGATATTTCAATGGGGCTGGAGGCAGTGGTGCCACCGCATTGCAGAGAGGAGGGGTGAGCATTTTGCCACTCATTTAACATGTTGGTCAAGTGATTTTAGATGGTAACAATTCCCTGCTCAGTCACTGAGTGTAATGCATTCTTTGACCGCACTTGCAAGAATTCCTTTCTGTTACTTCCATACATTAGTGAGGGTCGAATGTCTAAGCACCAAAATGGTggagaaaaataattttacaGGACCTAATTACTTTGGGACTGAGGGTAACTGAGTTAAGTTTGCATAACCTGGGTAGCATTATCAGTGCGATTTAAACCCCTTGATAATTGACATAGGATTAGCTCCTTCCTGTCCTAGATTTAccattttggttttttttttttttttatccctaaATAGGTGTGTGCCTTTGGGTAGAATAGAAGACTGCCCATTTTGGCTTTTTGCCATCTCGATATGGTTATGCATCATTGGCCGGTTCTACCTAACTGCTTTCATTAGATAAATTCAAGAATGGACTATTACATCCCATTCTGCAGgcttaaagaaaaaagaaaaatgacgAGAGCTAGACCTTGGGCTTTACGGAATTGAAGAGCACATAAGAGAAATTTCTTATGTAAAATGGATTATTACTAGAATATTATATTTGTCAGACGAAGCCCTACATGCAATTCACATTCTCCTATTGCTTGAGCCTTTAGGGATGCATAGTTTGTAGTATATTCAGGTGCAAAATGCAACAGGCATAGCTTTTCTTGTTAACTGATCATTGATCACTGATCACTCATCTATAGTCTTATAAATGCGCTAAGAGAAAAAAATAATGTTGCTTTCTTGTTGTGCCTCTTTATTTTCCTGCCGTGtgtaaataccaattgaagtgtggaagtgtttgggagtggcatggttaactaaattatttaataagattctaaactcaaagaaaatgactgatgaatggaggaggagtattttagtacctatttttaaaaataagggagacatacagagttgctcaaactataaggaaattaaactcatgagccatactatgaatttgtgggagagagttgtggagcatcgactgcgtcatgatacttctatctctctcaatcaatttggtttcatgcccggtcgttcaactatggaagtgatATTCCTTATTAAAAGTTTGATGGAGAAatgtagagatgtgaagaaagatctacacatggtttttattgatttagagaaggcttgtgatagtgttccaagagatgtcttatggaatgtgttagaaaaaaagagggtatctattaggtacatacaagtattgaaagatatgtatgaaggagcaactactattgtgcacacagtgggaggagacacaagagattttcctatctcaattggattacaccaaggatcagccataagctcttacctttttacattagttttagatgaattgacgaaacatatacaagagagtattccttggtgcatattGTTTGccgatgatattgttctgatagatgaaatacgaggagtcaatagaaagctagagcttcgGAAAAATACTTTAgaatcaaagggttttaagtt
It encodes:
- the LOC110651979 gene encoding tubulin-folding cofactor A produces the protein MATLRNLKIKTSSCKRIVKELHSYEKEVEREAAKTAEMKGKGSDPYDLKQQENVLAESRMMIPDCHKRLEAALAGLKVTLVELEESDRKEGLEIKDARSTITEFAQLFQATDA